GTCATTCCCGCCCTCCTGACCGACTACACGCCCGCGTGGTTCGCGGCGCTCGTCATCGCCGGCGCGATGGCCGCGATGATGTCCTCGTCGGACTCGATGCTCCTGTCGGGGTCGTCGTATCTCACCCGCGACCTCTACCGCCCGCTAGTGAACCCCGGTGCGTCCGAGACGCGCGAGGGGTGGATCGCCCGGGTCGGCGTCGTCGTCTTCGCGCTCGCGTCGTTCGTCGCCTCGCTGTTCGTCGCGGGCGGCGGCGGTGGCGGCGGCTTCGATGTCCTCGTCAGCATCGGCGACACCGCCTTCGGCGGCTACGCCCAGCTCGCCCTGCCCGTGATGGCCGCGCTGTACTGGGCGCGGACCACGCGACTCGGCATGGTCGCCGGCATCGGCGGCTCACAGCTGTTCTACCTCGCACACGTCTTCGTCCCGGCGACGACCGTCGGCGGCGTCGAACTGTTCACCGCCACGTACCTCGGGTGGGACTTCGCGCTGTACGGGATGGCGCTCTCGTTGGTGTTGACGGTCGGCGTCTCGCTCGTCACGACCGCCGCGCCCGAAGAGCGGGTCACACGCTTCACCGACACCGAGGGGCTGCAGGCCGACTGACGGTCCCCGTTCGCGCGCCGCCCGTGGGTCGTCCCACCGACGGATAGAAGCTGTCGACGCGCGTCTCAGTCGCATGGCTTCGATCCCCGTGGCGGTCCACGACCTGTTCGAGAAGGCGACGTTCGCCCACTTCGCGACGATGACGCCGACCGGCTACCCCCACGTCACCCCGGTCTGGGTCGACTACGACGCGGAGACGGGTCATCTCCTCGTGAACACCGAGCGTGAGCGACGGAAGACGAAGAACGTCGAGGCGGACCCGAAGGTCGGCGTGAGCATGACCGATCCCGACAATCCGTACCGGTTCCTCTCCGTGTTCGGCGATGTCGACGAGATCACGACCGACGGCGCACGCGCGCACATCGATGTCCTCGCCCAGCGGTACATGGGCGAAGACGAGTACCCGAACCCGATCGAGAGCGAGCGGGTCGTCCTCCGCATCCGGCCGGAGCGCGTCTTCAGCGGACCCTGAGCGACGCCGACGCGCGTCCGCCCAGTGTCGGCCGCGCTCGATACAGAACCCCACGCACGTTTCTCGAATCCGGCTACCGTTCGAAGTACATTTGTCTTTCGCGCCGAACCTGAAGACATGAACGAACCGGGGCTCACCAGCCTGCTCGATCAGGAGACGCTCGACCGGCGCGTCTCCGCCGGCGAGTACCCCGACTGGGTCGCCGCCCACTGGCGCTCGTTTCGCGACGGTCTCCTGGGCGAACGCAACGGCTCGCCCTTCCCCTGTTTCTTCGGCGTCGAGTCGGTCGAGAAGGGGTGGCCGCTCTACTCGACCGTGCCGTCGACGACCGACAAGGACGCGCTGTTGGCCTTCCGCGACACTCTCCTCGAGTACCTCGCGACGTACGAGGACCACGCGCCCAACGCGTCGTTCGTCGTCTTCTTCCGGCCCGACGACGCCCGGAGCGAGAGCGAGTTCCACGAGCGCCTCTGGCACGTCCTGCAGTTTCTCCACGTCCACGACCCCGAACCGTGGCCCGACGACATCCCGACGGATCCCGACGACCCCCGCTGGGAGTTCTGCTTCGGCGGCGAGCCGATGTTTCCGACGTGTCGGGCACCCTTCTACGACCGGCGGAAGAGCCGCTACTGTCCGGTCGGACTGGAGATAACGTTCCAGCCTCGGAGCCTGTTCGACGGCATCACCCACGACACCGACGCCGGCGCACGCGCCCGCGACGTGATCCACGACCGCCTGGAGGCGTACGACGGCGTCTGTCCCCACGCCGACATCGGCGAC
This Salinigranum marinum DNA region includes the following protein-coding sequences:
- a CDS encoding PPOX class F420-dependent oxidoreductase gives rise to the protein MASIPVAVHDLFEKATFAHFATMTPTGYPHVTPVWVDYDAETGHLLVNTERERRKTKNVEADPKVGVSMTDPDNPYRFLSVFGDVDEITTDGARAHIDVLAQRYMGEDEYPNPIESERVVLRIRPERVFSGP
- a CDS encoding YqcI/YcgG family protein translates to MNEPGLTSLLDQETLDRRVSAGEYPDWVAAHWRSFRDGLLGERNGSPFPCFFGVESVEKGWPLYSTVPSTTDKDALLAFRDTLLEYLATYEDHAPNASFVVFFRPDDARSESEFHERLWHVLQFLHVHDPEPWPDDIPTDPDDPRWEFCFGGEPMFPTCRAPFYDRRKSRYCPVGLEITFQPRSLFDGITHDTDAGARARDVIHDRLEAYDGVCPHADIGDWGVEGDREWVQYMLSADDAEFPDECPLRITREHPKAVSTPFDPGTPADD